In the genome of Aequorivita sp. H23M31, the window CGGGGTGTAGCGTAGCCCGGTTATCGCGTCCCGATTTTGCATCGGGAAGATCGCAGTTAACGAATCGCAAGAAGTTGAAAGTACTTCGGGGTGTAGCGTAGCCCGGTTATCGCGTCCCGATTTTGCATCGGGAAGATCGCAGTTAACGAATCGCAAGAAGTTGAAAGTACTTCGGGGTGTAGCGTAGCCCGGTTATCGCGTCCCGATTTTGCATCGGGAAGATCGCAGTTAACGAATCGCAAGAAGTTGAAAGTACTTCGGGGTGTAGCGTAGCCCGGTTATCGCGTCCCGATTTTGCATCGGGAAGATCGCAGTTAACGAATCGCAAGAAGTTGAAAGTACTTCGGGGTGTAGCGTAGCCCGGTTATCGCGTCCCGATTTTGCATCGGGAAGATCGCAGTTAACGAATCGCAAGAAGTTGAAAGTACTTCGGGGTGTAGCGTAGCCCGGTTATCGCGTCCCGATTTTGCATCGGGAAGATCGCAGTTAACGAATCGCAAGAAGTTGAAAGTACTTCGGGGTGTAGCGTAGCCCGGTTATCGCGTCCCGATTTTGCATCGGGAAGGTCGCAGTTAACGAATCGCAAGAAGTTGAAAGTACTTCGGGGTGTAGCGTAGCCCGGTTATCGCGCCTGCTTTGGGAGCAGGAGGTCGCAGGTTCGAATCCTGCCACCCCGACAAGAAGCCGGACAATTAATATTGTTCGGCTTTTTATTTTCAATGGTCGCATAGCTCAGCTGGATAGAGCACCTGCCTTCTAAGCAGGCGGTCGAAGGTTCGAATCCTTCTGCGATCACAGATAATCCCCTCTTTTCAGGGGATTTTTTGTATGCAATACTATGTCTACATATTATATTCTAGCGCAATAAACCGATATTATATTGGCCATACGGGAGAACCGATTGAAGAACGTTTAAGAAAACATCTTTCCAATCATTCGGGCTTTACCTCAAAAGCCAAAGATTGGGAAATAAAATATACCGAAAGATTCCGCACCAAATCGGAAGCATATACTCGGGAGTTGTACATTAAAAGAAAAAAGTCTGTAAAATTCATTCAAAACTTAATAAGCTCAGCGGGATATCCGCCAATACCGAACGGTACGGACGGGTAGGGAGCATCCCGAGGCAAGCTCGGGACGGTCGAAGGTTCGAATCCTTCTGCGATCACAGATGATCCCCTCTTTTCAGGGGATTTTTTGTATGCAATACTATGTCTACATATTATATTCTAGCGCAATAAACCGATATTATATTGGCCATACGGGAGAACCGATTGAAGAACGTTTAAGAAAACATCTTTCCAATCATTCGGGCTTTACCTCAAAAGCCAAAGATTGGGAAATAAAATATACCGAAAGATTCCGCACCAAATCGGAAGCATATACTCGGGAGTTGTACATTAAAAGAAAAAAGTCTGTAAAGTTCATTCAAAACTTAATAAGCTCAGCGGGATACCCGCCAATACCGAACGGTACGGACGTGTAGGGAGCATCCCGAGGCAAGCTCGGGACGGTCGAAGGTTTCTCCGAAATCTCGGGGCTTATGCAATAACAGACAATTCCCTACTTGAGCGGTTGTTTTACAAAAAGAATTTTACAAAGTAGATTCCTTTCAGGATCTCCCGGCCAATAAACAAAACTTAAGTTTTATATAAAACCCTTATTTCTGGCAATAGCAAGTAATTCTCGGTCATCCAGGCTATCCATATTAAAGATGTGTTTAAGCTGGCGCTTTCTCTTTTCGATCCCAGCGATGGATAGCGGTAAAATATCCGGGAGATCTTTCATTTTTGTGCCGATGGATAATTCATATAAAATCCTTCTATCAATATTATCCAACAGAAAATCGTTTGCCACGTGTTTTCGAAGTAACTTCAATACCGTTCTACTATAATAAGGTGGGTCATTGAGGAGCACATCAATTGTTTCAATAAGTTCCTTTGCGTTTATATCATTTTTTATCAAAAATCCATCGGGATCCAAACTCTTAAAAATACTATGCACTCGATAATTGTCATTAAGGGTAGTAGCAACTATAATTTTGGTGTTTGGCAACAACTTTCGAATTATTAGACCCAAATCCTCTCCCGAAAGAATCTTCCCATCCTTGGACGAAGGGAGCATAATATCCAAGAAAACGATATCCAATATTTTCTTTTCCGAAGAAAACGAATTTATCATCTTAATACCCTC includes:
- a CDS encoding GIY-YIG nuclease family protein; translated protein: MQYYVYILYSSAINRYYIGHTGEPIEERLRKHLSNHSGFTSKAKDWEIKYTERFRTKSEAYTRELYIKRKKSVKFIQNLISSAGYPPIPNGTDG
- a CDS encoding GIY-YIG nuclease family protein, whose product is MQYYVYILYSSAINRYYIGHTGEPIEERLRKHLSNHSGFTSKAKDWEIKYTERFRTKSEAYTRELYIKRKKSVKFIQNLISSAGYPPIPNGTDV
- a CDS encoding response regulator yields the protein MENKNISVLLIDDHPLILDAYRTAFDYYSTQNSSISFSIYTAEDCDEGIKMINSFSSEKKILDIVFLDIMLPSSKDGKILSGEDLGLIIRKLLPNTKIIVATTLNDNYRVHSIFKSLDPDGFLIKNDINAKELIETIDVLLNDPPYYSRTVLKLLRKHVANDFLLDNIDRRILYELSIGTKMKDLPDILPLSIAGIEKRKRQLKHIFNMDSLDDRELLAIARNKGFI